The sequence TCCGGGTGTTCGACGAGACCCCGCGGTTCACCGCCTACCTGGTCGAGGGCACACCGGCGGGAGCGACGGCCCCCGGCGGCCGGCGGCAGACCCGCGACCTCGGCGTCGTCCAGCCGTACCTGCGCCGGGCCCGGGGCATGGAATCGCCCGCCCTGGTCCTGCGCGGCGGCGCCGGACAGGAGCCCGGCGGCACCGACGCCGGACTGCTGGAGGTCTACCGCGAGGAGTTCGAGGGCATCTGGGCGGACTCCCGCCCGGTCTCCTGAACCGACGCCTCCCCGGGGCGGGTTGCCCCGCCGCCCCCTCCGTTCTCGGTGCCCGGAAAACCGCTGGCCGGGCGGGCGGGGCGGCTGCGACAGTGCCCGGATGAACAGCACTCCCGACTGGACGCTGCGCCCCGGCCGTCCCGAGGACATCGAGCCGCTCGCGGCGCTGCGCGCCGAGGTCATGCGCACCGACCTGGTCCGCCTCGGCCGCTACGACGAGGACCGGGTCCGCCGGCGCCTGCGGGAGGGCTTCTCCACCCGCTGGACCGCCGTCGTCGAGGTGGCCGGGGTCCTGGCCGGCTGCTGCACCGTCCGCCCCGCCGAGCAGGGCGGACGCCTCCTGGAGCACTTCTACCTCGACCCGGCCCACCAGGGCGTCGGCCTCGGCGGTGCAGTCCTGCGCCGGCTGCTGGCCGAGACCGACGCGGCCGGCGAGCCGGTGCGGCTGATCGTGCTCCGGGGCAGCCGCGCCCGCCGCCTCTACGAGCGGCACGGCTTCGCCTTCGAGCGCGAGGACGGGGTCGACGTCCACCTGCTCCGGCCCGCCGGGGAGCGGTAGGCGGGCCCGTTCGGCGGCTCCCCCCTTCGGGCGGCGAGCGGAGGCGGTCCGGGGCGGGCGTTGCTAGCGTCGAATCCATGATCAGCGGCCCGGCACCGGGTCCGCCCGCGCTCCTGGACCCGCCGCCCCGGAAGGCCCCCCGTTGACCAGTCAGTACACGAGCGACCCGGGCGCCCCCGTCGCCTCGCGCCGCAGCTTCGTCCGCACCGCGCTCGGCGCCGGGGCCGTCGGAGCCCTCGCCCTCGGTACCGCCGGCCCCGCCCCGGGCGCCCCCGCCGCCACCACCGGGCGGATCCCGTTCCACGGCGTCCACCAGGCCGGCATCCTCAACCCGCCCCCCGGCTACGGCACCTTCCTCGCCCTCGACGTCCACGTCAACGACCGCGCCGCACTCGCCGCCCTGCTGCGCACCCTCACCGACCGGATCCGCTTCCTCACCGACGGCGGCACCCCGCCCGACCTCGGCCCCGGCGCCGCACCCTCCGACAGCGGCACCCTCGGCCCCGCCGCCCTGCCCACCGACGACCTCACCGTCACCGTCGGCGTCGGCGCCTCCCTCTTGGACGCCCGCTACGGCCTCGCCGACGCCCGCCCCGCCGGGCTCACCGCGATGCGCACCTTCCCCAACGACGGCCTGCGCCCCGCCGAATGCCACGGCGACCTCTCCCTCCAGGTCTGCGCCACCAGCCGCGACACCGTCCAGCACGCGATCCGCCACCTGCTGCGCGGCACCGGCAAGGCGCTCAGCCCGCGCTGGCAGCTCGACGGCTACCAGAACCGGGCCCGTCCGGCCGGCGCCGCCCGCAACCTGCTGGGCTTCAAGGACGGCATCCAGAACCCCGACACCGGCTCCGCCCAGCAGATGGACGCCCTGGTCTGGGTCGGCGCGGACGCCGGCGGACCGGCCTGGGCGGTCGGCGGCACCTACCAGGTGATCCGCGCCGTCCGCACCCTGGTCGGCCCCTGGGACGAACTGCCCCTGGGCGAGCAGGAGCGGATCATCGGCCGCCGGAAGTCCGACGGCGCCCCGCTCGGCCGCACCAAGGAGGGCGACACCCCCGACTACACCCAGGACCCGAACGGCGCCGTGATCGCCCTCGACTCCCACATCCGCCTCGCCAACCCCCGCACCGACGCCACCCGCGCCGACCGCATCCTGCGCCGCGCCTTCAACTACGACCGTGGCCTCGACGCGGGCGGCGTCCCCGAACTCGGCCTCGCCTTCTGCTGCTACCAGCGCGACATCGCCAGGCAGTTCGAGACCGTCCAGACCCGACTGATCGACGAGCCCCTCGCCCGCTTCCTCCGCCCCACCGGCGGCGGCTACTTCTACGTCCTCCCCGGCGCCCAGGACCCCACCGACTGGCTCGGCCGCACCCTGCTCGGCTAGGGCGTGGTCGGAAGTCGCCTGTCCGCATGGGGTTCTATCTCCGCAACAGGATTGACGTCCTCCCGTGGCGCGGGCGGAGCGCCGCTGTGCAAGCTGGCCACGTTGCGCAGCGGCACCAGGACGGCCGGACCGGCGGTCCCCGCTCCGCGTTCGGGGGATCCCCATGCGGGTACGCAAGACTCTCCTCGGCCTGTCCGCCGCCTCGCTCACGGCCCTGATGTGCGCCGTGGCGGTCCCGGGCGTCGCCTCCGCGCAGCCGGCCCTGCCCGCCTCCGCGCTCACCCTGGGCCGGGCGGTCGCCGACACCCACGCCGACACCCGCGCCGACGGTCCGCAGCGCGAGGCCGGTGCGCGGCAGGCCGTGACCGGCACCTACATCCGGATCAACAGCCTCTACTCGGTGACGTCGGGCCAGTGTCTGGACGCCGACGCCAACAACGGCGGCAACGGGACCAAGGTGCAGGTCTGGGGGTGCAACGGGTCCACGCAGCAGGAGTGGATCTCGTGGAGCGACTACAGCATCGAGAGCGTGCGGTTCCCGGGGATGTGCCTGGACGCGGACACCAACGGGAACGGCGGCAACGGGACCCGGGTCCAGCTGTGGCAGTGCAACGGCGCCACGCAGCAGAAGTGGTTCGTGCGGGCCAACGACGTCGCGATCTACAACTCGCGGTACAACAACGGCTACAACACCGTGCTGGACCGGGACACGAACGTGTCCGGCAACGGCGCCCAGGCGCAGCTGTGGCAGAAGAACTACCAGTCGCAGCAGTGGTGGAGGATCGTCGGCGCGTAGTACCGGTCGTCGGACGGCCGGAGGAGTCCGCTACCGGGGAGTCCGCTACCGGGGAGTCCGCGCCCCCGGCCCGCCGTGACCGGCGGGC comes from Streptomyces sp. TLI_053 and encodes:
- a CDS encoding GNAT family N-acetyltransferase is translated as MNSTPDWTLRPGRPEDIEPLAALRAEVMRTDLVRLGRYDEDRVRRRLREGFSTRWTAVVEVAGVLAGCCTVRPAEQGGRLLEHFYLDPAHQGVGLGGAVLRRLLAETDAAGEPVRLIVLRGSRARRLYERHGFAFEREDGVDVHLLRPAGER
- a CDS encoding Dyp-type peroxidase yields the protein MTSQYTSDPGAPVASRRSFVRTALGAGAVGALALGTAGPAPGAPAATTGRIPFHGVHQAGILNPPPGYGTFLALDVHVNDRAALAALLRTLTDRIRFLTDGGTPPDLGPGAAPSDSGTLGPAALPTDDLTVTVGVGASLLDARYGLADARPAGLTAMRTFPNDGLRPAECHGDLSLQVCATSRDTVQHAIRHLLRGTGKALSPRWQLDGYQNRARPAGAARNLLGFKDGIQNPDTGSAQQMDALVWVGADAGGPAWAVGGTYQVIRAVRTLVGPWDELPLGEQERIIGRRKSDGAPLGRTKEGDTPDYTQDPNGAVIALDSHIRLANPRTDATRADRILRRAFNYDRGLDAGGVPELGLAFCCYQRDIARQFETVQTRLIDEPLARFLRPTGGGYFYVLPGAQDPTDWLGRTLLG
- a CDS encoding RICIN domain-containing protein, with the protein product MRVRKTLLGLSAASLTALMCAVAVPGVASAQPALPASALTLGRAVADTHADTRADGPQREAGARQAVTGTYIRINSLYSVTSGQCLDADANNGGNGTKVQVWGCNGSTQQEWISWSDYSIESVRFPGMCLDADTNGNGGNGTRVQLWQCNGATQQKWFVRANDVAIYNSRYNNGYNTVLDRDTNVSGNGAQAQLWQKNYQSQQWWRIVGA